Below is a genomic region from Bacillus mycoides.
TTAAAAAGCTTTAAATACACCGGAACACATGTAATATAATATACATATGTAGATTAAAAAGGGAGAATCAATTTTCAGCCATTGTATATTTAATCTACAAAAAAGGAGAATTGTAGATGAATGATAATGAAAAACAACTTGATTTACGTATTAGACGTACACATAAATTACTATGGGATTCCTTATTTGAATTAATGACGCAATCAAAACAGAAATATAGTACTATCACGATTAACCAAATTTGTGATCGTGCAATGGTACACCGAACAACTTTTTATAAACACTTTGAAGATAAAGATGCTTTATTAGCATTTGGATTTAAACGCTACAGCAAGATGATTGCTGAAATACCGATTTCAGATCGATTAAGTAAACCATTTCAAGTAATGGAACAATTTCTACACCATGAAGAAATCGGTAAAATATTAGAGACGCAAATGTCTGATGAACAATTTATTAGCCGTACACAGTATTTAAGTCACGAAACGAGAAAACAAGAAATAGAAGCGTTAAATCAACTTTGCAAAAACCATACGATGCCAAATGATTTAATCATTGAATTTTATTCAGGGGCAATCACCTCATTAAGTGCATGGTGGTTTAAAAATGAAAGAAGCGTTTCTGCTGCTGAAATGGATAGGTATCTCCACCAACTTATTAACCGGAATATTTTTCAGTTTGAAGAAGAATAACTTCACCATCAAAAAAACGCCTATATGAAATAGGCGTTTTTTACATACTATTACTTACCGATTTTCTTCAAATCCGAACTTTCTATAATTGAACGAGAATATCCATCTTTCCCAACTCGCACCATAGCTCTTCCCAACTGCTCAGAAGTTATCACACTGCCGAATCGCTTCAACAGAGGATTAAAGGACTTCATCACATCATACATCAATTGATATGATTTCGTTTTTGATTTCACACCATTTGCCGGAATGATCAATCCTGGTCTAAACATATACGCAGATTTGAAAGGTAAACGTAATAACTCATTTTCCGTTCTCGCCCATATCGTACGTCCTGATTCTGTACTATCTGTTCCGCTACCGGATACGTAAATGAATGTCATGTTTGGATTTAACTTCGCTAATGTTTTTGCGGTAGATAACGTTAATTCGTACGTAACTAAAAACGTCGATAAATTTTCGTTCCAAATATTCAGAATTAATATTAAAATAAACAATGGGGATAGGGGTATGGAATCATAAATTATACATAACGAGGGAATAGAAATGAAAATTCAATTAAAAGCTGATTTAATGCTACTACTAGTTACATTTTTTTGGGGTGCATCCATCCTACTTACAAAGCTTGGACTTGATGGCATAGAAGAATATAATTTAATCGCATTACGATTTATTATTGCCTTTCTTTTATCAGGTTTAATATTTTACAAACATTTATTCAAAGTCGATTTTAAAACTGTAAAATATGCTTTTATACTAGCTTCCGTTTTATTTATCGTCTATATTTTCGCGACATTCGGTACAAAGTATACAAGTGTGTCTAATGCTGGTTTCTTACTATGTCTCACAGTCATTTTTATTCCGATATTATCAGCTATATTTTTAAAACACATTCCTGAAAAGAAAGTTATATTAGGAATTGTGTTAACGATAATAGGAATTGGCTTATTAACATTAACTAGTGAATTCAAGATCGGTAACGGCGATATATTTTGCATATTGTCTGCTTTATTTTATGCCATTCATGTCATCATTACTGGAAACGTAACAAAACATGTGAACTCGATTGCACTTGGGGTAGTACAACTCGGTTTCGTCGGCCTATTTAGTCTTATTTTTTCATTAGTGATGGAAACCCCAAAACTTCCTAGCACGATCAACTCATGGCTAATCATCTTAGCCTTAAGCATATTTTGTACCGCGGTCGCATTCATCGTACAAGTTATCGCCCAGCAATACACGACGCCAACACATACGGGACTTATCTTTTCATTAGAACCTGTCTTTTCAGCAGGATTTGCCTTTGTTTTCACAGGTGAAACGCTCACAGGAAAAGGGTATTTAGGGGCGACGCTTATATTATTGAGTGTGTTGATTGCTGAGATAGATTTTAAGAGTTTGTTGCGGCCTAATTATAAGAAGAATATAGAGTAAACATTTCACTATGATCAATAAACATACCCCAGAAAAAATATGAGTTTATATCATTCTCTTCACTTAGATTTTCTTTTAAATGAGACTTTTTTAGATGCTATCTTCGAATAAGGTAGCATCTAAAAAATGTTAAAAGAAATTTGCCCCTAGTATCTTCTTATATTTTATGTAGCCTTCATATTTGACCTTTTCTACGTTCTTTGAAGTGAAGATGTTCAAAATTATTTACTGAATATAGTCATACAGATTTTTCGCTAACAATAAACAAGTTACTGTAATGAAAAGAGCACGAACATACCCGCTTCCTTTTTTTATAGCAAATTTGGAGCCAACAATCCCTCCAGCAATTTGAGCAATCCCCATTATAAAACCATACGCATAGTTTACTTGCCCTACATACATAAATATCAACAATGCACCAACATTACTTCCTAAATTAAGAAGCTTCGCATTACCTGCTGCTTTTAAAAAATCATACCCAATAAATAAAAGAGCAAACATTAAAAACGAACCTGTGCCAGGACCTAGAAATCCATCATAAAAACCAATAGCAAAAACAAAAAAAGTAAAGATAATGACGTGTCGACCAGACAATTTTTTATGAGTGGAAATACTACCCCAATCCTTTTTGAATATCGTATAAATGGCAACCGCACCAAGCATGATCAGCATCAATGGCTTCAGTACTTCTGGGTTCATTAAATGAACGGTCCATGCTCCTATTATGGAACCTATGAAAGTGAGTGGAAATAATTTAAACGCCGATTTCAAATCAAGATTACCAGAACGATAAAACACAATATTACTAGTTGCACTTCCCATTGTCGACGCTAGTTTATTCGTAGCTACTGCACTTGCTGGATTCAGTCCTGTAAATAATAAAGCTGGTAAAGCAATGAGTCCTCCACCACCTACAACTGAATCAATAAATGCAGCTAAAAATCCAAAAGCAATCAAAATAATTAATACTGATGGGTCTAAATAAAAATCCATACTATTAATCTCTCCTTTAGTCACTATCTGAATAGTAACTAATAATTTGCTAAATGTAAACAGTTATTGTAACGTTGAAATATAAAAGCAAACATCGGAGGACGAAAAAAGTGGACTACATAGTGCAACAGCTTAAAAAAATTGGTTTTAATGAGTATGAAGCTAAATCTTATGTATCTCTTGTTAAACAGGGGCCTGTCACAGCCTACCAAGTGAGTAAGGATTCGGGTATCCCAAGAGCGCGAATTTATGAGATTTTGGGTAACCTTGTAGAAAAAGGAATTGTCATGAAGGAAGAAATAAATGACACCACTCGCTATTCACCTCTACCTGTTGAAATCTTTTTACAAAAGGCGCAATCAGAATGGCAGTCTACTTATGAAGTAATCAGTGATTCATTAAAAAAACTAGAAACTTCCGAGGAAAAAACGGATAATCGAGTGATTACTTTAAAAGACAATAAAACAATCATTAGCTATTGTCAGGCATTAATAAAAAAAGCTCAAAAACGTATTGTCATTTCAATGTGGGATGAGATGTATGAAGCGTTAAAAGAGGAACTATCTGAGGTAGCTGATAAAGTTACAGTACAAGGTATTACCCTGCATGTTGAAAATCCCATTAAAAATCTAGAAGCCCATCGTATAACACCTTATACAGAAACCCTGTCTACAGAACATTGGTTTATTTTATCGATAGATTCTAAAGAGATGATTTATGGACCATCACTTGAAGAGCGTAATATTGCTTTTTATACAGATGACCCCGTTCATATATACCTATTAGAGGATTATGTATGGCATGATGTTTTAGTGAATCGACTTGTACAACGTAGCCAAGATGATTTGGAGCAATGGATTACTACAGAGAGAAAATCCTTCTTTATGGAAAAATAAGAAACATATTGAAAGAATCAAAAAATAAAGCATAAGTTAATGAAATAGAAAACTTATGCTTTATTTTATTTACAAAGTGATACTCCAGTCTTTTAACTATTCCCCTCCACAAACCGCCCAAACTCCTTCAAAAATCTCAGCTTAAAACTACCCACAGGCCCATTCCGATGCTTTGCCACATGAATCTCCGTCATCTCTTTCTGCATCGTTTCCTTATCGTAATAATCTTCGCGATACATAAGCATAATGACATCCGCGTCTTGCTCAATCTGTCCTGTCTCTCTTAAATCTGATAAAAGCGGACGCTTATCTTGACGTGACTCTACGGAACGAGACAATTGTGACAATGCTACTATACAAACATTTAAATCACGCGCTAATAACTTAAGCTTACGAGAAATTTCACTAATCTCTTGAAATCGATTGCCCTTATGCTTCGGATCGCCCGTAATAAGCTGCAAATAATCCACAATGACTAAAAGCTTTTTATCCCCATGCTTCCTCTTTAACTTACGAGTCTGCATCCAAATATCCTGCATTGTAACACCTGCTTTATCATAAATCTCAAGCGGTAACTCACCAATCTCCGCAAACGCCTTACTCACCTTTTCCCAGTCCTCTATCGTAAAACGATGCTTCGGATTTTTCAGCCTACCTCCTGACACTTCGCCCGCGCAAGACGCCATCCTTTTTAACAGTTGCTTACTACTCATCTCTAACGAAAACAATCCAACTGCCGCTCCAGACTTCGCCGCATGCAGTGCGATATTTAATGCAAACGCCGTCTTCCCCATAGAAGGACGCGCACCAAGAACGACAAAATCACCTTCCTGCAATCCGCACGTCATCTTATTTAACGATGTATAACCAGTCTCAATACCAGTATTCTCTTTCGTATCTTGATGAAGCTCCTCATACAAACCAACTAACGCATCCTTCAAATCAAACTCACATACACAGTCCTTTTCCTCTAACTCACAAAGTTCCGTAATTGTCTCACCAATAATTTTCTCATTCTTCTCCGCAATAAGACGCTCTCCCATCTTGCGCCCAAGAATGCCAGCCTGATACATTTTCCATGCACCTCGAACAAGCCCCTCATAATAAGAGAAGTTGGCAGTTGTAGGCACACCCTCTATTAATGCTATAAAATACTCCATTCCCCCGATATTCTCCAAAAAATTTGGATTCATCCGAGAAACGAGCGTCACAAGATCAATTGGTTGCCCTTCATCTTCAATTTTTCGCATTAACCGAAATATAGACTTATGCACCGGCATAGAAAAATAATGCTCCGTCAAACGGCACTCCTTAATAAGCTCTCCATCAATTAAAAGAGAACCTAATACCGTCTTTTCCGCCTCCACATTTTGAATACTCATGGACGCCACCCGCGTTCCGCTAAAAAGCGCTGCAACTCTTCCTCTGACGGCGCATTCTTCTCCCACTCCTCGCACCTCGTCAAAAACTCCTCCGTCTCCCCACTACTCACAGACGACTCTTTCTTCCTAAACTGAGCCGTATCCGCCTCAACCTCAGAAACTTTCGTAAATCCTTTCCCGTGCCAACCTCTCAAAATCCCCTTCACATAAGCAACCGTCCGCTTATTATTCTCAAACGCAATTTGAAGAGCCTTCAGCACAAGCTCCTCTGACAAATCTTCCATCCACGCACTCAGTTCCTCCACAGTATGAGGAGACAAACTACCAAAATGTTGCTCATAAAAAGAAAACACGCGACTTCCCGTCTCTTCCTCTATAACCTCTTCTTCCGCCTCTTCACAAACTGGATCTGGATCCACATCAACAGCCAAATCACTCGGCATACCGAAATGTGCTAAAAGCATCGGAACATTCAGCTCCTCCTCTACGCACTTCTGAAGAAACATATGTACAAACTCCTTATTCTTCACACCCTTCAGCTCACGAAGCACACACTTCTCCACATTCGTATTCGTCACCGGATTATAACGAAGCCAATTCAAAACGAATAACTCCCGAGTATCCGCATCATAAAGAATCTTCCCATAATCAATAAAGCGCTGCACTAACTTATCAACAGTCTCCCGATTATAACCAGTCTCCATCTCAGCTAACCGCTTCGGAAAAGGAAAAATCCCACACTGCGTCGTCTTCGAACAAGTTAACAAATAAACATAAAAATACCGCTCCTCCGGCGTCAAATCCAAAACAAAATCATCCTGCCAAAAATTCACCTGCACATTACGATACACCGCCATCCTAATTCCTCCTGTCCCGATTCAAAAGTAAAAAATTCTTCTTTGTACTATATATAGGAAGGAGGAGTGGGTTTTTGGCGTGTTATTTCAATTTTTTTTTGACTACTACTACGGTGTTTGTTGTTGTTTTTGTTTTGTTGTGTTTTTTCTTAGTGATTTATTACTTGGTAGGGGCTTTGTAGGGGTATGGGAGGGGCTATCTATCACATATAAATTATAATTTCACAAAATAAAAGAGCCTCTAAATAATATTAGAGGCTCTTTCTAAGAGATTGGATTTTCTGAGACTATAGAAGCGTTAGTAAAACATAACTATTTCATTCCCTACAATAAAATACGATTATCTAAACTTAAATTATCTTTTATTTAGTCAAACTCAATATCAAATATCTTTTTATATTTATTTCCACCATCTCAATCCATTTGAACTAATAGTTAAGTTTACTTCTCTTCAATAGTACCTCCTTTTATTATTCAATCTCTTATAACCTTGTTTGTATCATTTTCGTTCATATAAGGGTAATTATTTTTTGGGATTAGAATACGAAAGCTCGTATTCTAGATCCCTAAAACTTTTAATTTCTTTTTTTATAACAATTCGTTATAAAAATTTCAGATGCCGTATTTTGAGTAATTATCAACTCTAAAACCTGATCACTACTGTATACTACCATACTGATAGTTCCAAGCTCTGCATCTACATCTTTTTGAAGATGATTTCCTAACATTTCCCTATCAAGACCATACCGATTTACTCGATAAAAGATGTCTAAAAGCTCACATCTTTCTTGAATAGAAAGCTCGATGTCAGCAAGATCCTGCAATACTTTCGCTTCAAAAGATAAATTTGAATACTCCACAATAGTAACAAATTTCATTATGTATCCCCCTATATGCACTTTTCAATGATCTACAAAAACAAGGTATTTCTAAATAAATTCTAGCACTTCTGTTAAGAAGTGTGAATACACTTTTCGCAAAAGTAAAATCACTGTTTATTTCTTGGTACAATTTGAATTTCCAAATCTAATATATTTAAGATCTTTAAAAGCGTATCGATATTATAGTTTTCACCAGCAGTAATTCGAGCAATTTGAGGATAACTCATTCCCTCAATTTTATCTGCTGCCTTTCGTAAAGATAATTTTTTATCTTTTAACCCCTGACGTACCTCCTCAGATATAACTTGTTTAGGAGTTGTTATATGATGATATTCATCTGGAATCTTAATGAACTCAGAGATACTGTGCTTCTTGTTATCCATAGCTAAATTCACCTCCAGTTATGGTTATCGTATATAATAACATCCAATTAAAATTATAGTCAAACAACCCTATTTAATTATCATTACCAAAATAATATATTTACAAAATTACCCAAATGTTATTCCACTAAATAC
It encodes:
- a CDS encoding TetR/AcrR family transcriptional regulator — its product is MNDNEKQLDLRIRRTHKLLWDSLFELMTQSKQKYSTITINQICDRAMVHRTTFYKHFEDKDALLAFGFKRYSKMIAEIPISDRLSKPFQVMEQFLHHEEIGKILETQMSDEQFISRTQYLSHETRKQEIEALNQLCKNHTMPNDLIIEFYSGAITSLSAWWFKNERSVSAAEMDRYLHQLINRNIFQFEEE
- a CDS encoding DMT family transporter, giving the protein MKIQLKADLMLLLVTFFWGASILLTKLGLDGIEEYNLIALRFIIAFLLSGLIFYKHLFKVDFKTVKYAFILASVLFIVYIFATFGTKYTSVSNAGFLLCLTVIFIPILSAIFLKHIPEKKVILGIVLTIIGIGLLTLTSEFKIGNGDIFCILSALFYAIHVIITGNVTKHVNSIALGVVQLGFVGLFSLIFSLVMETPKLPSTINSWLIILALSIFCTAVAFIVQVIAQQYTTPTHTGLIFSLEPVFSAGFAFVFTGETLTGKGYLGATLILLSVLIAEIDFKSLLRPNYKKNIE
- a CDS encoding TSUP family transporter — protein: MDFYLDPSVLIILIAFGFLAAFIDSVVGGGGLIALPALLFTGLNPASAVATNKLASTMGSATSNIVFYRSGNLDLKSAFKLFPLTFIGSIIGAWTVHLMNPEVLKPLMLIMLGAVAIYTIFKKDWGSISTHKKLSGRHVIIFTFFVFAIGFYDGFLGPGTGSFLMFALLFIGYDFLKAAGNAKLLNLGSNVGALLIFMYVGQVNYAYGFIMGIAQIAGGIVGSKFAIKKGSGYVRALFITVTCLLLAKNLYDYIQ
- a CDS encoding TrmB family transcriptional regulator, translated to MDYIVQQLKKIGFNEYEAKSYVSLVKQGPVTAYQVSKDSGIPRARIYEILGNLVEKGIVMKEEINDTTRYSPLPVEIFLQKAQSEWQSTYEVISDSLKKLETSEEKTDNRVITLKDNKTIISYCQALIKKAQKRIVISMWDEMYEALKEELSEVADKVTVQGITLHVENPIKNLEAHRITPYTETLSTEHWFILSIDSKEMIYGPSLEERNIAFYTDDPVHIYLLEDYVWHDVLVNRLVQRSQDDLEQWITTERKSFFMEK
- the dnaB gene encoding replicative DNA helicase, producing MSIQNVEAEKTVLGSLLIDGELIKECRLTEHYFSMPVHKSIFRLMRKIEDEGQPIDLVTLVSRMNPNFLENIGGMEYFIALIEGVPTTANFSYYEGLVRGAWKMYQAGILGRKMGERLIAEKNEKIIGETITELCELEEKDCVCEFDLKDALVGLYEELHQDTKENTGIETGYTSLNKMTCGLQEGDFVVLGARPSMGKTAFALNIALHAAKSGAAVGLFSLEMSSKQLLKRMASCAGEVSGGRLKNPKHRFTIEDWEKVSKAFAEIGELPLEIYDKAGVTMQDIWMQTRKLKRKHGDKKLLVIVDYLQLITGDPKHKGNRFQEISEISRKLKLLARDLNVCIVALSQLSRSVESRQDKRPLLSDLRETGQIEQDADVIMLMYREDYYDKETMQKEMTEIHVAKHRNGPVGSFKLRFLKEFGRFVEGNS
- a CDS encoding DnaD domain-containing protein, which gives rise to MAVYRNVQVNFWQDDFVLDLTPEERYFYVYLLTCSKTTQCGIFPFPKRLAEMETGYNRETVDKLVQRFIDYGKILYDADTRELFVLNWLRYNPVTNTNVEKCVLRELKGVKNKEFVHMFLQKCVEEELNVPMLLAHFGMPSDLAVDVDPDPVCEEAEEEVIEEETGSRVFSFYEQHFGSLSPHTVEELSAWMEDLSEELVLKALQIAFENNKRTVAYVKGILRGWHGKGFTKVSEVEADTAQFRKKESSVSSGETEEFLTRCEEWEKNAPSEEELQRFLAERGWRP
- a CDS encoding helix-turn-helix domain-containing protein — protein: MDNKKHSISEFIKIPDEYHHITTPKQVISEEVRQGLKDKKLSLRKAADKIEGMSYPQIARITAGENYNIDTLLKILNILDLEIQIVPRNKQ